GCTCAGTGGATGAGGGGGAAGATGCTCTTATAAAGTTTTCTTTCTAACCTAAGGGTCATGACGTGATCATACAACACCCCAAGGATAATTTAGTTCATCATTCTTAAGTATCTGCCACTTCTTGTCATTGTTAATACATTTCACTCATTCAATTGAAATTCTTGTTAACACAAGGTTTCTAAAATTTTTCTTCGACAATTCAAGCTTCAAATTTACTATATTTATGTTTTCCCCAATTagtaagatatcatcaacatataacatACATTAAGAGGCTTATCATGGATATGTCCAATGAGTTATCAAGACTACTGCTAATCTAAAACTGATAAGATTTAGAATTGAGAAGTAATACAAACGAACAGTTACAAGAAAATAATTTGTTACACATATATAACACTAGTATGTACCGTTCACATCCCATATTACATTGATATACTTACTtgatattcctttcctcttaaaATCTCACCATAATAAATGTATAGGACTATCATATGCTTTTTCCAAAATAAGTATCTGCAAATCTTTTTTATCCATATTCTTTGATTAGTTGTTCTACTATATATATAATGTATGAAGTTGTTCTCCCAGGTATTAGATCAATTTGGATTTCAGAATATTTTCAATTCTTATTCTTCTCTCAATGACCTTTTCTCCAAATTTTACAGTGACACCAAGACTAATGGCCTTTGTATACCACCACCAACTCTCTCTACGTGTGTCCCTCAACCTTTGGAATCTTCAAGATTTGATCTTATTACATCTGAAATCTTATATGTAATTAAAATCCACATACAACAACAACATCAatcttttcattccaaatttctcTTTGCTTCATCCTACTTTCGGAAATTCTTACATTTTATCCTTAAAATTCCACCATCTAGCTTTTGTAAAGCTTggcataattttctttttataattctTAAGATCTATATCAAGCATCATTATTCTGTGTTGAATAGTTTAAAATTCTTTGGGTATAAATACAATTACAATTTCATAATTGCATCTACTTATCTGTTAAGAAGCAGTTAACTATAAGTATAATCACATCTAAAAACAACCAAATTTTCATTCTTTTATCTTAAAATGCGGATTAATAATCAGATGCATCAGAATCCACAATGTACTCATTTTTCTTCAAATTCAAATCATCCATGTGTATGTTAGCTTAAACTATCAATTGCATTCACTTGCACAGAGAGTATGAGTGTGGAGAAACTTTGTTTGGAAAAGGTTGCCAATGCTAAATCAGACACTAACTAGCAGTGCTCATAGCAAGAGCAACAACAATAGACTACACTGAACATGTTAAAAGTAGATCCACATAAAGAAATGCTCTTTTCAGCACTGCTGAGATAACATGTGCAACATTACATTTTAATCCAAAGTCACAAGAACAATTTATATGACTAATTGCCACAAGAGCAGAGGAGACAAAATTTGGAAGAGTCATCCAAGACGGGCCTATCTATATTTAACACAAGTGAGAGAGCGTATCTTGGTCTTGGATACAATAAGTTAATATAGCGTGACAATTGAAAAAGTTCTAAGACAAGAATTTGTTTGACGCCCCAACAAGGATCCACTGCATATCAACAATTTTGACGATCCTTCAGTATGtataagtatttaaaaaaaaaaaaaaaaaatacgcgAGCCCATCTCACCAAAACCACTAAGTTTGTAATTAGGTCCTCCACTGTATTCTCATCCACCGACCACTATCATTTCGCACCCCTAAATTCGTGTTTGGTTTAATGCCTTAAAGACGGATCAAGCATCGAACACATGTCGGTTGAGGAAAGAGTGAAAAATAATACCTGCAAGATTCTGGAGGCGTTCCACGCCGTCTCTCCGTGGCGAATCACGACGATCTCAGCGAAGCGAGGTAGATCTTCAGGGCTGGAAGCGGAATCCATGATCGCGGATCGTCGAAAAGAATGGCTGAGGGATCAAGAGCCCAACCTCGCTGCCTAAACGCAAACGGATTCTCGCCTCGTGCTCTTGTAGCGTAGACGATCAAATAATCGACCGGAATCGAATCGATGGATGGAGTATAATCGAAGGAGAAGTCGACGGCTCTTGATTTCTCCACTGAAATCCAACGAGCTCGGTGGTTAAAATTCGAGAAAAATTGAGCACAAGAAAGGAGGACAAAAAATTGGGTTAAAATTTTTTCATCTTCCGTTCActtcaaatttatatactttgaataaatttaaatatccAGGCTCCTAACTTGTAAAGCaagttaacaatttttttttttttaaaactcttaTCATGAAGCCTCTTCTATTTTTAATATTTCCATCCTTACCTAAATGGTGGTATATACGTTATTTCATTATCATAGCAAAACTGAGCACTTAACCAAAAGAATCTATTTATTCTGTATTTAGTctataaattttatgattaacATTCTTTTGGATTTTTACCTATCATCTGCTTAGTACAATTTAGTTGATTCACTCTTTAAGTATGATATAGGGATTAAGTAGAGGTATTTCATGACGAACGAATCATTTTTTATCATATAAAAATTAAGTAGGGATTTCGACGTATATTTGGAAGGATAGAGATCTTATCAAGGTGAAAGCCAAGGTCAAAAAGAGACTTAGCTTCCCGACTAAATACTTTGCTCAGTTAGCTTAGCTCTCTAATTCCTTGGGTTGTTCCGTCCGACCCTAAGGGCTTAGCTCCCTCGATTCAATGTTCCGCTCAGTCATCTTAGCTTCCTTATTTCTTCAGTCGGTCAACCTAACCCTAGGGGCTCAGCTCCCTCAATTTAGTATTCTGTTTAGTTAGCTCAACTCCTGATTCCTCTAGTTAGTCTACTTGACTCTAGGGGCTCAGCTCCCTTGACTTAGTGCTCCTCTCAATAAACTCAGCTCCTTGATTCCTCCAGTCGATCTATCCGACCCTAAAATGCTTAGCTCTCCTGATCCAATGCTCCGCTCAATCAATTCATCTCCTTGATTCTTCTAGTCGTCCGACCCTAAGAGCTCAACTCTCCGACTTAGTACTCTACTCAGTCAATTTAATTCTCTGATTCCTCCAATAGGTCCATTCGACACTAGGGACTCAACTTCTCTGATTCAGTGCTCTGCTCAGTCAGCTCAGCTCCCTGATTCCTCCAGTCGGTCTGCCTGAACTCTTTGATTCCTCCAGTCAATCTGCTCGAGAGACTCAACTCCCTCAATTCTATCAAATGAGTAGACATTAAGAATGACCTTTAAAAGCCAACGCACTACTCAGCTCCATTCGATTCTAGTGACTCAACATCTTGCTTGACTCAGTTCTCTCTTATTTAATGGGCTAAGCTTTTAGGTCCAATGGACCCCTATCTCGTGGGTCGATGCTATAAATGTTATAGCACATGAAACAGTATGATTATACAAGATAGCATAGGCGATCTTAGATACAATGATGAAACATTTTATTTACTATGACACAATATCCAATTAATAGTGAAAGAGGTATTATCTTGGCAACAACGCTATAAAAGGAGTCTGTCCTCGTGGGCCAAGGTATGCATATGCACACGTACACACTCCTCTTTTTATCAACTATTGTTCATCCTCTCAACTCTCTTTCACCAAAGATTAATTTGAACATAGGAGTGACTGAATCAGGATATCCCTGACTTTCATTTTAATCCTCTtgctttctttctctctttttctccttctcaGCATCGATAGGCATGCATCTTCGACGTCCCCTTCTCCCCTTGATGATCAGTGACTTTGTCAATATCAGATAGTTCACCGGTGGCTTGGCATCTTATCAAATATTTGCAGTAGGCGATCAGTTAGTATGGATCTTCGATAGAGTATTAGTTTATAAGGCACTAAACACGCGCGTCGCATAGGAAGCTGACGAATAACTTGCTCTTCCATCGTCATCTTGTACATGACAcgaatattatatttatatagaGATTAAGAACACGCAAGTTATGATAATTAATTGAACACGATCCTGAGATCCAACTTCTTCCCAGCAAACTCTATCAACTTGTCGATCTCATCCTCGCCAATGAATCCGTCGCCGTTGGCGTCGGCATACTTAATCCCCCGCCTCCCCTTGATCCAACCTTTGAGCCGCCCTCTGATGCTGGCGATCGCCCTACGCAGCTCCTCACTGCTTATGCGACCATCCTTGTCGACGTCGAATCTCCTCAGCCACTCCTTGAACTCTTCCACCGTGACGTCGTCCTCGTCCATGGTCTTACCGCCGGCGTAGCTGCTGCTCTTGAAGGCCATCGTCCGTACAATATAGTACCACTGTTAGTTGCAGTTAATTTTTAGTGATCTAACTCTAAGGAAGCAGTTTATAAGCATGGGGCAGAATTCTGTGGATGAGAGGATATTATTTCAGAAATATGGATGTTGCAGCGAGATGAGAATCAGGAAAAGTGACGACAATTGCTGCCACTAATTCTGGGCGGTGCTCCATTAAAGTGATTCCACACTTTAATTTCTGAcatatttttgtttcttcagttTCATTGTTGGAGAAGATAAGTCTAGCTGAATTCATCTCGTGTTTTTCGTTGTACAATTACGGCCACAAAGAGCAGAATTATTAATTTGTTCCAAGAAAGTACTTTAGATATTATTCTTCACACTTCTATATCATGATATACTTCTTCCCGTTCAAGTTGACTTTGCCTTCTTAAGAATTAAGATGTATTTCTTCTCCTTAACGTGGATTTTCTCTCTCTCATTATCTTAttggattaaaattttaaattttaagttaaggggtaagttgaaaatttaaatagtatatgaaaaaaattaaatccaTTGAAAAATCTCTGATGCTATTTCAAATAAATCGATGCATTGTTAGTGAAATAAAATTCTCTAAGTTACTCTTTTCATAATAATTGCATTTACATCGATGGTACCACTATTTCTTTTTCCCCTTTGCTTTCTTTACTCTAGTAAGGAGTAGAAACAAATCGAATAAAatcaaatattataaaaatattaatattcagATTCGagctcaaaatatatatatactatttGAATTCGATTAGAAGTTTGAAAAAACTAATTAACATAGACTACTCAAACTCGATTCAAAATGGATTCGAATTTGATTCGAATTATTCGAGCTTTGATTCGGGCAAAATCAAACTTTAGCTCGAAATGACTTGAGTTCAAGCTCGATTCGACTTATTCgaattagattaaattacaataaaattatatgcaatagaataaaaataaacaaaatgataaaagagaataaaaatttaatataacacCCCTTTTCAATTCCAATAATTTggacagaaataaaataaatctagataaataaaaactaaaggcaataaataaaatcatagtTCAATAATTTATAACAAAATAGAAGAtgcttttatattttgaaatatacAATAGCTAACATCCAAATTTAGCATTAAAAGTTCAGATAATATTACATTTCAGAGTttagaaaaacaaacaaaaattgaAGATAAAAAATTCATACAGTCAATCTACCCCAGCTTCCTCAGCTTAAATCTGCATCTTCATTCTGCCCTTGCTCTTACATTTCTCAGTTTAAAAAAACATACAAAaactaatgaaaataaaaaatttctgcTGCTACCCCTTCTTCAATCTACCATCTTCAACCTGCCATTataaaaacaagcaaaaactgaTACTTCTACCAAAGGTTTGAAGCAGATCGAATCTACTTAGTCTAGGTGGCTATAAATAGAGCAATATGCCTTGTctgcatatataatatatatgttAAGCTGCTTGTTAGCTGGAGACTATATATTCCATTAAAGAATGAGCAAACAATATAGGTAATGATTAAAAAATCGTATGCCAACCTTGCACCACTTTTGTAAGGACTATCAAGGAAACTAAATAGCATACTGTTGGTAAAAGTTTAAATATCTGCTGCGTATCTTTCTCAAAGTTAGCCTCCAATAATATTCTAGGTGCTTCATCAATTATAAGAAACTACATTTGAGACACAAACAGTCAAAATTCATACTTCTATCCCTTCCTAGTTTAGCTATCAACAATTCCAGTTCAGCAAAATATACAAAAGCTTCATGAAATAAAAAAGTttgatgcttccacctcttcaatctTGCAAAACATCACAAGCTAAAATGGATGAGTGTTACACATATTAGTAAACTCAAATATAAAAGGCTAAAAATTAAACTGAATTTATACCTTAGTGTTACACATgactgatttttcaaattttgacctAAAATGATTCATTTAATTTATGGGCAAATCAATTgtcaaaagttatttttcaacctacaataataaaaataaaatgtatCATTTATTTTTGTAAATATACTTTTTGATTGGATGCTAAAAACAGAAGCAAAATCTTTCAGTGGCATACCTTAGTCTTTTTAGCAACTCCATGTCGTTTTCGACACCAATCTCCACCACACATCAACATTTCTATTGTTGTAGGAGCTAAAGAAGCACGATACTTATCAATAACACGATCTCCAACACTAAAAGTTGCTTCTGAAGCTACAGTCGTAATGAGTATTGATAATATATCTCTAGCCAAAGTTGACAACACTAGAAATTTGTATGTGTTAAGCTTCCACCAACCATGGGCATTAAATGCATCATTTGGATTATGCCTATGACACCCTTCCTCAAGATACACATCTAGCTCAGATTCTTTAGGTTGTACCATTTCAATTTCTTTTACATAAGATGAAAATTCAGACCATCTAAAAGAAAAGGTAGCTTGCTCTCTATTATTTTGAGTTGAGCTGTTGGTAGATTGAGATTCAAAGTTGGATTTTGATCCTTGAAGCTTTTCAATAGCTGCATCTGCATATTCTTTATAAATTGCATACAAAAAATTTTGGACCTCTCTAATATTACTCTCTGATTCAAATGTGTTATAAAGTTTAGGAAAAGTGAATTCAAGTAATCTCATTTTGCATCTAGGATTTAAAACTGAACCAACCACCATTAATAAATTGCATTCACCCCAATATTTATCTAacttttctttcaattttttgcACCATTTTTCTAATAAACTCTTCTTCATCACAAGATTTCTCATCCAAGATTAATTTTACTCGATAAATTTCATTTAGAAAAATGTTGGTAGTAGGATACTCACAGAAATAATTTTGGTTGCTTGataaaaaactttcaaaactaaaaatACTTTAAGTAATTTCTCCCAATCAGATTCTGTTGGACAATGAATATAGTTAGGTTCCTGATctttaaatctttgaaaaacttctttGAAAGCAATTGTTGTTCTCAACATCTCATAAGTTGAATTCCATCTTTTACAATCATCaaccaattttctttcttgtaacTTTAATTGCTTCACAATTTCAGCAAATTGAATGAGTCTAGCATCTGTTCTTCTAATGAAATCCACACTCTGACGAATaacatatgatcctgtccgaaagctgaatcaacggacgctgggcacgtggcgctctccgagtcgctgacgtggatctccaACCGGTCTTACggtcctccggcgaacctacaaggaagtcgggccggaaaggggttcccggcgacgaccctccgatgctcaagtcaggcaaagctcaacaagaaagtggctccaagaatcgtagaatgcatacctccggcgaaggatgagggtctttatatagggTTGGGgggaagcgagtgcacacataccgaggtgtacacgtgtcctcagcccataccccagtaagggtctgtcaatgagcttacctgaccccatactgctacagtccaaacaCGTCTTCAATGGGACAGCTGAACCCCCtatcgtaagatttggagtatggcctaaacgtagaacatgcccgctgtcagagaaagatgttccttgtctttttccccttactcccggccgagcgtccggccggccagcctcTGCCTTACGTCCGACCGGACACCTATAGTGgtttacttgggagattctcggtaatatgctttgtggagactgttagcagtatgctacctcatgtcttcggccgagcgtgccctccgctcggccctacgatcctgtACCATGAGCTCCGGGGCCCAGCTTCGTGCTGGGGCACCTTCAGTTAAACACCGATCAGCCGGCCGGGCATTCGACCCACCCatatccggtcggccacctggccattTGACTTCCGCGCGGCGTTGACTCCctagaacgggggtcccctgttcttaccgccggtcggtgagagaaattatgatacctttggcaagaaaggcatgtCGCGACGGTccaagcggcgtctgcttgtgaagttggccagaagtatccggccagcaggattttcttagccaacgatcgtccgcccggatgcccaccGCAGGATCCTTTTTTTATAAAGGGTAAATTATCAAATAGATGGAGCAAAAAAAACATACAGCAACCTATGGCGCATATGTCATTGTCCGTCATATTCGGACCAATGCCAGATCGGAACGAAAATCCATAAGGCCGCTGAATGATACAATGCCGCACAAGGCTAGACATTGGTATCGCAACTGTAGGTTGATGCACGCAGACACCAACCATCATCACAAGTATACAAGATCTGTGGCACAAGCCCAACCAGACAACCATACAAACAAACAATACTCTCACTACTGACTGTATCAGCATAGCCTCCACTGTGTCCTCCGTGGCTCTCTATCTCCGCAATCTGATGTCGGTCAACCTCCACGCCCGAGATACAAACTAACCCAGCAGCTCCTCAAATGACAACTCTGTGCCACTGAATCCAATGTGCCCTCAGCCCCGTCCGCACTAATGTCGCCGGAAGCTTCAAGAATCTGCTGGTCACCGGAAGAATCTGCTGTCGGCTGTACCCTGTCAAAACATGCCCTCCTGCCGACCAATGAGCACCATGGCAGCACCAAACCATTGCCCTTCACTCCCGGTCTCCGCAACCACAGCGGGACATCCGGTGAACTGATCGGCAGGCGCTCTCTGTGATGTACGCCAAGAAACAGTAACTTGCGATCGTCTGCACAATCCTTGCTACCGCCAGCTAATTTGTAACGAAGGCGCTCCTCGCTGTTCACCTTATCGCTGCTTGTCACCTTGATCCCCAACTCCCAGAATATCAACCAATATTTCTTGCCCTTCACTCccaccgcaggatccttgatgcacttcttggaggatgtacgccgcgtcttccgagctcacgcatttcaacagtgggcgagagaaagccttcttgtatagttggtctccaatgagcgtgaatcgaccggctctcctccttagtagctgggcttcatcccgatcagacggtgtagcacccgagcggaggaactccatgatgggtgtccgccagtcgctcggaaacgagaggccctccatccggtcgacgtgagcCACTAGCgaaacttgttcaattggctgctggatggcgaccgacgttattaagcttgcgagtttggctaactcatcggccgcttggttctccgctcggggtatcttctggataataacctctctgaagtcggccttgagtttctcgaaggcttgagcgtaaagcttgagccgagcgttgttgatgTCAAATGAGCctgagagttgttgagcggccaatgaATGTAGCATCACccgtccggcccctacatgccgggcagcctgtaagccggctataagggcttcatactctgcttcattattcgtagctctataatcaagccggacggatagatgcatcttttcttcttaggGAGAAAGCAAcaatacaccaataccgctcccgagccgagtggtcgatccatccacaaatatcttccacatggcttcgggttctggcctttgtacttcggtgacaaaatctgccaaggactgcgcctttatcgccgaccggggctggtattggatgtcgaattcgctcaactccgtcgtccatttaatgagccgtccggacgcttcgggattcaatagcactcttcccaatgggctattcgtccggacgatgatagtatgagccaagaaataaggacggaggcgccaagcggcgaggaccaaagcgaaagccagtttctcgagcccagtgtagcgagattcagcatcttttaaaatatggctcataaaatatacaggctcttctccactcacccttactagtgccgagccgacggcttgctcggttgaagataagtagatacaaagtggctcacccatagttggcttggctagtaccggaagagaattcaaatatgtcttcagatcttcgaaagcccgatcacattcttcgtcccagtgaaacttggtggctttgcgcaagattttgaaaaaaggcaggctccggtcggcggtctttgagatgaatctggacagagcagttatccgaccggtcaattcttggaggcggcatatcttgtaaggctttcactttgctaggatttgcttcgatgccccgctcggtcactatgtaacccaagaaacgccctccttttgcttcgaacaggcacttctgtgggtttaacttgactccatatttccgtagcgttcggaaagtctcttccatgtcttcaaagagatcggccgctcggacggacttgatgagaatgtcgtccacgtatacttccagatttcgcccgatctgctctttgaacactttgttcatcaatcgctgataagtggctcccgcgttctttagtctgaacgacatcacattatagcaataggtgccgtcggctgtaacgaagctgactttttcttggtcttctcgggcgagcggcacttgatgatagcattggtaagcgtcgagcatacatatcagcttgcagccagctgtggagtccaccagttgatcgatccgaggcagaggataaaagtctttcgggcaagctttgttgagattccgaaaatctatgcacactctccacttgttgcccggcttggagactaatactacgttcgccagccagctcgggaactgaacctcgcgtatatggccgacctccaaaagcttctcaacttccgcccggatgatgacattctgttcggcgctgaaatccctttttctctgctttaccggccgagcgtccggtcggacacatagctcgtgctgcgctatacttggtgaaattccgggcagctcatgcgtcacccagacgaagacatcatggtttctctggaggcattggatcactttcgccttctggctcgcctccagatcggacgcgatgaatgtcgtggcctccgatcgggtcgggtgaatttgcacttcctctttttcttcatagatcaaagagggtggcttttcagtgatagcgttcacctcgatccgaggcgtcttccgagcggcattggcttctgctcggaccatctcgacgtaacatcgccgagctgccaatTGATCCCCtcatacttctcccactttgtcctcgacggggaacttgatcttctggtggaaggtggaaacgaccgctcggaattcattgAGAGCTGGTCGCCTCAATATGATGTTGTATGCCGAAGGAGAATCCACCATGACGAAGTTTGCAGTACgcatccttctgagcggctcctctcccagcgatatggccagccggatctgtccgaccggctgaacttcattgcccgtaaacccgtaaaggggggttgtcatgggcagcagctcggctcgatcaatttgcagttgatcgaatgccttcttgaatatgatattgaccgagcttcctgtgtcaataaaaacgcggtgaatagtgtaattggctattaccgctttgatgagaagagcgtcATCGTGGGGAACTTCAAccccttccaagtccctgggtctgaaactaatttcgggtccgctcgcccgttcctggctgcagccgaccggatggatctggagctgccgaacgctcgccttccttgctcggttggaatctcctccggtcggaccaccagctatgatgttgatctcacttcgggaagtattacttctattttcttcttctcgagcggacggtcggggccgttctctagacatccggagattctcccgcctcggagagcgatgccgctcgggagtctgttgtcgTCGCCTGTCAGCTTGCGTCCGATcgacttcatgagttctctgttgcctgtcggatgatggcgatcgacgaccgccactccggggaacgggatgagcgatcaagggaagacttcgacaatcccttgtgttgtgtgtCACTACAAGAATTCGGACTTTTAGCGACGCATAGCACGGTCAACGTCGCAAAATATGACCTTTTAGCGATGTGTGGAATGTTTCGCGTCGCTAAA
This genomic stretch from Zingiber officinale cultivar Zhangliang chromosome 7A, Zo_v1.1, whole genome shotgun sequence harbors:
- the LOC121999895 gene encoding probable calcium-binding protein CML35 produces the protein MAFKSSSYAGGKTMDEDDVTVEEFKEWLRRFDVDKDGRISSEELRRAIASIRGRLKGWIKGRRGIKYADANGDGFIGEDEIDKLIEFAGKKLDLRIVFN